The following coding sequences are from one Paenibacillus sp. JDR-2 window:
- a CDS encoding sugar ABC transporter substrate-binding protein, whose amino-acid sequence MKKGFKSFALLMVVLLLTALVAACGKGDSKVSVGIVLPTKDEPRWVQDEQRFKDALKGSKYTTEILFSQGSSAKEKENVETLINKGIKVLIICPQDGDAAAAAVEAAKKEGIKVISYDRLITNTDAVDYYVTFDSVAVGAAQAQYLVDNAKGNGQPLYLYAGAASDNNAFLFFQGAWNVLQPKIADGTFKIANSSEAEALKATKDLSRDQLSKIIGQVTTNWDANEAKNKAQTHLTAAAADMKGDVAILAPNDGTARSIADVFKADSAIKSYVVTGQDAEKASIQYIIDGKQSMTVFKDVRTLVKDAMGMAVDILDGKDPATTGSYDNGKVEVKAKQTNVIVVNKGNVKKELIDSAYYAASDFTGL is encoded by the coding sequence ATGAAAAAAGGCTTCAAATCGTTTGCGCTTTTAATGGTTGTTCTGCTGCTCACGGCTTTGGTTGCAGCTTGCGGTAAAGGCGACAGTAAAGTCAGCGTTGGTATCGTTCTTCCGACGAAAGACGAACCAAGATGGGTTCAAGACGAGCAGCGCTTCAAGGATGCGCTGAAGGGCTCCAAATACACGACGGAAATTCTGTTCAGCCAAGGCTCCTCTGCAAAAGAAAAAGAAAACGTAGAAACATTGATCAATAAAGGCATCAAAGTACTTATTATCTGTCCTCAAGACGGCGACGCGGCTGCTGCTGCTGTAGAAGCTGCGAAAAAAGAAGGCATCAAGGTTATCTCCTATGACCGTTTGATCACCAACACGGACGCGGTTGACTACTACGTTACTTTCGACAGCGTAGCGGTAGGCGCGGCACAAGCTCAATACCTGGTTGATAACGCTAAAGGCAACGGCCAGCCGTTGTACCTGTACGCGGGCGCAGCTTCCGACAACAACGCATTCCTGTTCTTCCAAGGCGCTTGGAACGTTCTGCAGCCAAAAATCGCTGACGGCACTTTCAAAATCGCGAACTCCAGCGAAGCTGAAGCTCTGAAGGCTACAAAAGATCTGTCCCGTGACCAGCTGAGCAAAATCATCGGCCAAGTTACAACAAACTGGGATGCTAACGAAGCGAAAAACAAAGCTCAAACTCACTTGACTGCCGCAGCTGCCGACATGAAAGGCGATGTAGCAATCTTGGCTCCGAACGATGGCACGGCACGTTCGATTGCCGACGTATTTAAAGCGGATAGCGCTATTAAAAGCTATGTAGTAACGGGTCAGGATGCTGAGAAAGCTTCCATTCAATACATCATTGACGGCAAACAATCGATGACGGTATTCAAAGACGTTCGTACGCTTGTTAAAGACGCGATGGGTATGGCCGTAGACATTCTGGACGGCAAAGATCCTGCAACAACAGGCTCGTATGACAATGGCAAAGTAGAAGTGAAAGCAAAACAAACCAACGTTATTGTCGTGAACAAAGGCAATGTGAAGAAAGAACTGATCGATTCGGCTTACTACGCGGCGAGCGATTTCACGGGTCTGTAA
- a CDS encoding response regulator, with translation MYKLLIVDDEQIEREGLKAILQHGLPDIIIEQAKNGNIAVQLAEEFRPDLILMDVKMPGINGLEAVELISANQPSIKFIMVTAYDTFDYARKAIKLGVKDYLLKPSKASEIVTTVQRVLHLIEEERKTVETTELQRTALQRVMPIIETDIVTQLLFDHVHEVHLDELVGLLGVHTANEKYAMTVLLPPGAEGCYTAIKEKVRKMGSGWVGAMYGRQIPIIVFPEADRSYRSQAVTMARELLAVAKADGNDGWFVGIGGVYESLDQIRQSYQEALMASIDPSLPVKYRFYEDTPVLGVTRDGYPVKLLEQQLFDRIRLGQWEQVRNDLTDFIRRYENEGASLLHTQQRVLELLWIASRVLLEMGVEIDTPMFSFQVRDYRQLRAESEHLLERMRQSYTEHHERIEPDAIQQIKQYITDHSHEDISLEAIGRMVGLSPFYISKMFKDQLGINYIDFLTECRIKKAIKLMGDPERSLKEITYMVGYHDPNYFSKVFKKMCEVSPTEYRKTLLGKSASS, from the coding sequence ATGTATAAGCTGTTAATCGTGGATGACGAGCAGATTGAGCGCGAAGGGTTAAAGGCCATCCTGCAGCATGGATTGCCGGACATTATCATTGAACAGGCGAAGAACGGGAATATAGCGGTACAGCTGGCGGAGGAATTCCGTCCGGACTTGATCTTAATGGATGTGAAGATGCCGGGAATCAATGGACTAGAGGCGGTAGAGTTGATAAGCGCGAATCAGCCGTCGATCAAATTCATTATGGTGACGGCTTATGATACGTTTGACTACGCGCGTAAGGCCATCAAGCTTGGCGTAAAGGACTATCTCCTCAAGCCAAGCAAAGCCTCCGAGATCGTGACAACCGTACAGCGCGTTCTTCATCTCATTGAAGAGGAGAGAAAGACGGTAGAGACAACCGAGCTTCAGCGTACCGCCCTGCAGAGAGTTATGCCTATAATCGAAACGGATATCGTCACGCAATTATTGTTTGATCATGTTCATGAGGTGCATTTGGATGAGCTGGTAGGGCTGCTTGGCGTGCATACGGCAAACGAGAAGTATGCGATGACCGTATTACTGCCTCCGGGAGCGGAGGGCTGCTATACCGCTATAAAGGAAAAGGTCCGAAAGATGGGTAGCGGCTGGGTTGGCGCGATGTACGGACGGCAAATTCCGATCATCGTGTTTCCGGAGGCAGACAGGTCATACCGTTCCCAGGCCGTTACAATGGCGCGCGAATTGCTCGCTGTGGCGAAGGCGGACGGTAACGACGGCTGGTTTGTGGGAATTGGCGGCGTGTATGAGTCGCTTGATCAGATCCGGCAGTCGTATCAGGAGGCCTTAATGGCTTCGATCGATCCGTCGTTGCCGGTCAAATACCGTTTCTACGAGGATACTCCTGTTCTTGGCGTTACGCGGGACGGCTATCCGGTCAAGCTGCTGGAACAGCAGTTGTTCGACCGCATCCGGCTGGGGCAATGGGAGCAGGTCCGTAATGATTTAACGGATTTTATCCGCCGTTATGAGAACGAAGGAGCAAGCCTTTTGCATACCCAGCAGCGTGTACTCGAGTTGCTCTGGATTGCCTCCCGCGTACTTCTTGAGATGGGCGTTGAGATTGATACGCCGATGTTCTCCTTCCAGGTGCGGGACTACAGGCAGCTAAGGGCAGAGTCCGAGCATTTGCTGGAGCGGATGAGACAATCGTATACCGAACATCATGAACGGATTGAGCCGGATGCGATACAACAAATCAAGCAGTATATTACGGATCATTCCCACGAGGATATTTCGCTGGAAGCGATCGGGCGAATGGTTGGTTTAAGTCCTTTTTATATCAGCAAAATGTTTAAAGACCAGCTTGGCATTAACTATATCGATTTTCTGACCGAATGCCGCATTAAGAAAGCGATAAAGCTGATGGGCGATCCCGAGCGGAGTTTGAAGGAAATTACTTATATGGTTGGTTACCATGATCCGAATTACTTCAGTAAAGTATTCAAAAAGATGTGCGAGGTCTCTCCGACGGAATACCGCAAGACACTCCTTGGCAAATCGGCTTCGAGCTAA
- a CDS encoding sugar ABC transporter substrate-binding protein: protein MRKLVIVLLSAICLVLLGFTLSSFIHVFHYNLSAPADVGSANKSGYRLILITQEMDTPFWDKVENGASKAASKYGAELEVWGSYGTNQEDFLKNMEIAIASKVDGILVQGLNTDEFNQLATVKAAGNGIPIFTIANDVPIEDSLRRTYIGSDHYKAGQMIGTQLAEDLGHKGKVVLMVSDRQEDFQSKRLNGILNILKFYPDIEPITVVAGDTREKVVTATNEIMNKEPNVAAFVSVTANNASAMVQEIGKRAQLSKFHIYSFDDSPEIKTLLKEKKMSGIIEQSPEMMGELGVQLMVQWLKGETFPLKYDGYFTDIRLLKADELQ, encoded by the coding sequence ATGAGGAAACTCGTCATTGTCCTGTTATCTGCTATATGCCTGGTATTGTTAGGATTTACCCTATCCTCCTTTATCCATGTATTCCACTATAATTTGTCAGCTCCAGCCGATGTAGGCAGCGCGAATAAATCCGGTTACCGTCTCATCCTGATTACGCAAGAAATGGATACGCCGTTTTGGGATAAGGTAGAGAACGGGGCATCCAAAGCCGCCTCCAAGTATGGAGCCGAACTTGAAGTATGGGGCAGCTACGGAACCAATCAGGAGGATTTTTTGAAAAATATGGAGATCGCGATCGCTTCAAAGGTAGACGGTATTCTGGTACAGGGACTAAATACGGATGAGTTTAATCAATTGGCAACGGTTAAGGCTGCCGGGAACGGAATTCCGATCTTCACGATTGCTAACGACGTACCTATTGAAGACAGCTTAAGGCGGACTTATATCGGTTCCGACCATTACAAGGCAGGACAGATGATAGGTACGCAACTGGCTGAAGATCTTGGTCATAAAGGCAAGGTTGTGCTGATGGTTTCGGATCGTCAGGAGGATTTTCAGAGCAAGCGGCTAAACGGAATACTTAACATCTTGAAGTTCTATCCGGACATAGAACCTATTACGGTAGTAGCAGGGGACACAAGGGAGAAGGTTGTTACGGCTACCAACGAAATTATGAATAAAGAGCCGAATGTAGCTGCTTTTGTATCGGTCACGGCAAACAACGCAAGCGCGATGGTGCAGGAGATTGGCAAGCGCGCGCAGTTGAGCAAGTTCCATATCTACTCTTTTGATGATAGTCCTGAGATCAAGACCTTGCTGAAGGAGAAGAAGATGAGCGGCATTATCGAGCAATCCCCGGAAATGATGGGCGAGCTTGGCGTGCAGCTAATGGTGCAGTGGCTGAAGGGAGAGACTTTCCCCCTAAAATATGATGGTTATTTTACGGATATTCGGCTCCTTAAGGCGGATGAACTCCAATGA
- the xylF gene encoding D-xylose ABC transporter substrate-binding protein translates to MKQGFARRRSTLFIAVLIVCFLLSACDSNSGGGATAENLNNKQPKATIAPSDHANKKIKIGFSMDTLLEERWLKDRDLFREACEALGADVEIIAANGDDAKQISQAEALISQGVDILVVVPHNADATAAIVKKAHSAGIKVLAYDRLIKNADVDLYVSFDNEAVGELQAKAITRLVPKGKFVYIGGADTDNNAHLFKQGVFNVLQPYIDRGDITVVYDQWTKDWTPVNALANMKDALEANNNKIDAVIAANDATAGGVVQALAGQGLAGKLPVAGQDAELAAAQRIVEGTQTMTVYKPIKLLADKAAELAVKLAKGEDTGADRTVNNGKIEVPSVLLSPIAVDKSNIDETIIADGFHSREDVYKNVDKKL, encoded by the coding sequence ATGAAACAGGGCTTCGCGAGGAGAAGGTCTACTCTATTTATTGCCGTTCTAATCGTCTGTTTTCTCTTGTCGGCTTGCGACAGTAATAGCGGTGGTGGGGCGACAGCTGAGAACCTAAATAATAAACAGCCTAAGGCAACCATAGCTCCTTCCGATCACGCAAATAAAAAGATTAAGATTGGCTTCTCGATGGATACGCTCCTCGAGGAACGCTGGCTGAAGGACCGGGATTTATTCCGGGAGGCCTGCGAGGCGCTAGGCGCGGATGTGGAGATTATTGCGGCTAACGGGGATGATGCCAAGCAGATTTCCCAAGCGGAAGCGTTAATCAGCCAAGGGGTCGACATTCTTGTTGTTGTTCCTCATAACGCGGATGCGACGGCTGCCATCGTGAAGAAGGCGCATTCGGCCGGTATTAAAGTGCTTGCGTACGACCGTCTTATAAAAAACGCCGACGTGGATTTATACGTATCGTTTGATAACGAGGCGGTAGGGGAGCTGCAGGCCAAAGCGATCACCAGGCTTGTGCCAAAGGGGAAATTTGTTTATATCGGCGGCGCCGATACGGATAATAACGCGCACTTGTTCAAACAAGGCGTATTTAACGTACTTCAGCCTTATATCGACCGAGGAGATATTACGGTTGTCTATGATCAATGGACGAAGGACTGGACCCCGGTGAATGCCTTGGCCAACATGAAGGATGCGCTTGAAGCGAATAACAATAAGATTGATGCGGTTATTGCTGCCAACGACGCTACGGCGGGTGGTGTCGTTCAGGCGTTAGCGGGGCAAGGGCTGGCGGGCAAGCTCCCGGTTGCCGGCCAGGATGCCGAGCTTGCCGCCGCGCAGCGAATTGTGGAAGGAACGCAGACGATGACCGTGTATAAGCCGATCAAGCTGCTGGCCGACAAAGCCGCCGAGCTTGCCGTCAAGCTGGCGAAAGGCGAGGATACCGGCGCGGACCGGACCGTCAATAACGGCAAGATCGAAGTGCCTTCCGTGCTGCTGTCCCCGATCGCCGTAGACAAATCCAATATTGACGAGACGATTATTGCCGACGGATTCCATTCCCGTGAAGACGTCTATAAGAACGTCGATAAGAAGCTTTGA
- a CDS encoding sensor histidine kinase, producing the protein MNTVQKKILSLTAIVLFIMVAIWFILTYYNQKMQDQYNDILQRYLQMNEVSASSQQLVTSLNNYIQTPTPSKLSNVEGDRQRLLNAQLHIADLRNNSNQFTLTNYLNLIDSLVDSTNRSIRLLNEKNNEEALNDFTEATRLSKYISEMTLTLLGTELQTYDQFYRGMIMQSVELKKLGVWMLALITFLLLLFTYWFSLSITRPIQRLTQAARELSRGRFDTHIEIYANDEISFLAKTFDRMRININNLISEIQTKAQLESELQKNKLLLQESQLRSLQSQINPHFLFNTLDTLSKKAYLEGSLETSDLLTSVARLLRYNLKRLDRPVTLYEEVRVLREYIFIQKTRFTERLRFVEEVDEDCLHVQIPGLTIQPIIENAVIHAIEPLEDGGTITFRVRDEGSEIMIEIEDEGSGISEEKISHIMEDRFASQEGDGHSTGIGFGNVINRLRLYYGREDVMAIQSEVGKGTKVILKLPKEREAG; encoded by the coding sequence ATGAATACAGTCCAGAAAAAGATATTGTCGCTCACTGCTATTGTCTTGTTTATCATGGTTGCGATCTGGTTTATCCTCACGTACTACAATCAGAAAATGCAAGATCAATATAATGATATTTTGCAGCGCTACCTGCAAATGAACGAGGTAAGCGCGTCCAGCCAGCAGCTAGTCACTTCGCTTAACAACTACATACAAACGCCAACTCCTTCGAAGCTTTCAAATGTAGAGGGAGACCGGCAGAGACTTCTGAATGCGCAGCTGCATATTGCGGATTTGCGCAACAACAGCAATCAGTTTACCCTAACCAATTATTTGAACCTGATCGACAGTCTGGTGGACTCCACGAATCGGTCAATACGGCTTCTGAACGAGAAGAATAATGAAGAAGCGCTTAATGATTTTACGGAGGCGACACGGCTATCGAAGTATATTTCCGAGATGACGTTAACACTGCTCGGGACCGAGCTTCAGACGTACGACCAGTTCTACCGCGGCATGATTATGCAGTCTGTGGAGCTGAAGAAGCTTGGGGTGTGGATGCTGGCGTTGATCACTTTCCTTCTCCTCCTTTTTACTTATTGGTTCTCGCTAAGCATCACTCGCCCGATCCAGCGTCTTACCCAAGCTGCCCGCGAGCTGTCGAGGGGAAGATTTGATACCCATATCGAAATTTACGCCAATGACGAGATTTCTTTCCTAGCCAAGACCTTTGACCGGATGAGGATCAACATCAACAATCTGATCTCGGAGATTCAGACGAAAGCGCAGCTTGAGAGCGAGCTTCAGAAGAACAAGCTGCTCCTGCAGGAGAGCCAGCTGAGAAGTCTGCAGAGTCAGATCAATCCGCATTTCTTATTTAACACCTTGGATACGTTATCGAAAAAGGCTTATTTGGAAGGCTCGCTGGAAACAAGCGATCTTCTGACCAGTGTGGCGAGACTGCTCCGCTACAATCTTAAGCGGCTAGACAGGCCGGTTACGCTTTATGAGGAAGTCCGCGTACTGCGCGAATATATTTTCATCCAGAAAACAAGGTTTACGGAACGGCTGCGCTTTGTGGAAGAAGTGGATGAAGATTGCTTGCATGTCCAGATTCCGGGGCTTACGATCCAGCCGATTATCGAGAATGCTGTTATTCATGCCATAGAGCCGCTTGAAGATGGCGGCACGATTACGTTCCGCGTTCGGGACGAGGGTTCCGAGATTATGATCGAAATTGAAGACGAAGGCAGCGGCATATCGGAGGAAAAAATATCGCATATCATGGAGGATCGATTTGCCAGCCAGGAGGGCGACGGGCATTCGACGGGTATCGGCTTTGGTAATGTGATTAACCGGCTGCGCCTTTATTACGGCCGGGAGGATGTTATGGCTATTCAGAGTGAGGTAGGCAAAGGAACGAAAGTGATATTGAAGCTGCCGAAGGAAAGGGAGGCCGGTTAA